One window from the genome of Bacteroidota bacterium encodes:
- a CDS encoding glycosyltransferase, protein MIIPFRNETENLPGLMKDILALDIEDIEFEVILVNDHSDDDWIQVKEIAAEYSRIKFIDQKAGVEGKKKAIELGVSRANGELILITDADCHLNRGWVRSLVSGFDEKTGFVAGTVRYRTGSSFFDRFQALEFGGLWLAGAGLAGAGNPVICSAASMAFRKNLFFKVDGFRDNIRFASGDDEFLMRAIHRLGYGVRFVLEKESAVETKPGNDIKSFADQRSRWASKSLFYEDFALVAQLMIIFFFYLSLMVALPLMVPFGAPFAVYFLGSLLLKSVAEYRILKEGEGILFPKVSPGFLIKAELVQIPYILFAAISGAFGGFKWKGREYKR, encoded by the coding sequence GTGATAATTCCTTTTCGAAATGAGACAGAAAATTTACCCGGGTTGATGAAAGATATTCTGGCGTTGGATATTGAAGATATTGAATTTGAAGTAATTTTAGTGAACGACCACTCCGATGATGACTGGATTCAGGTAAAAGAAATCGCAGCCGAATATTCCCGAATAAAATTTATTGATCAAAAAGCGGGAGTTGAAGGGAAGAAGAAGGCGATTGAACTGGGGGTATCCCGGGCGAATGGTGAACTGATTTTAATTACTGATGCTGATTGTCATTTGAATCGTGGCTGGGTCAGATCATTGGTATCAGGATTCGATGAAAAAACGGGGTTTGTTGCGGGCACCGTGAGATACAGGACAGGGAGCAGTTTTTTTGATAGATTTCAGGCGCTGGAGTTTGGTGGTTTATGGCTCGCAGGTGCGGGACTTGCAGGTGCTGGGAACCCTGTTATTTGCAGCGCTGCCAGTATGGCTTTCAGGAAAAATTTGTTTTTCAAAGTGGATGGTTTCCGCGATAACATCCGGTTCGCATCGGGGGATGATGAATTTTTGATGCGTGCAATCCACAGACTCGGTTATGGTGTCAGGTTTGTTCTTGAAAAAGAATCAGCAGTTGAGACCAAACCGGGGAATGATATAAAAAGTTTTGCGGATCAGAGGAGCAGATGGGCGAGTAAAAGTCTTTTTTACGAAGATTTTGCGCTTGTCGCTCAACTGATGATAATTTTCTTCTTCTATCTTTCGCTTATGGTCGCATTGCCTTTAATGGTTCCTTTTGGAGCGCCTTTTGCGGTCTATTTTCTGGGCTCACTGCTCTTGAAATCAGTAGCAGAATACAGAATATTAAAAGAGGGGGAGGGGATATTGTTTCCGAAAGTTAGCCCCGGTTTTTTGATAAAGGCTGAGCTTGTGCAAATTCCGTATATCCTTTTTGCTGCAATTTCAGGTGCATTTGGGGGATTCAAATGGAAGGGCAGGGAGTATAAAAGATGA
- a CDS encoding polysaccharide deacetylase family protein — MKRPKFWYVPPTGLRRIFPEIIWKTTGNGVLISFDDGPTDFTHSLLDKLDALSIKALFFLRVDEAVKNESVVRETVRRGHLIGNHTLTHRKLRFAPFSVLNREVVESKKILEDLSGVEIEYFRPPYGAFDPRVLRYINNSGQKCVMWDLLSGDYEGDPDFSGEIINKYLKQDSIVVFHDNEKTHNFLLNLLKETTDIIALKKYCTGAPRECLN, encoded by the coding sequence ATGAAACGCCCAAAGTTTTGGTATGTTCCTCCGACAGGATTAAGGAGAATTTTCCCTGAAATTATTTGGAAAACGACCGGTAACGGGGTCTTGATAAGTTTTGATGACGGACCCACGGACTTTACGCATTCATTGCTGGATAAACTCGATGCCCTGTCAATAAAAGCCCTGTTTTTCCTGCGCGTTGATGAGGCTGTGAAAAATGAATCGGTTGTCCGGGAGACAGTAAGAAGAGGGCATTTGATCGGCAACCATACGCTTACACACCGGAAGTTGCGTTTTGCTCCATTTTCCGTATTGAACAGGGAAGTGGTTGAATCGAAAAAAATTTTGGAAGACCTTTCAGGAGTTGAAATTGAATATTTCAGACCCCCGTATGGAGCATTCGATCCCCGTGTGCTGAGATACATAAATAATTCCGGTCAAAAGTGTGTCATGTGGGACCTTCTGAGCGGGGACTATGAAGGCGATCCGGATTTTTCCGGTGAAATAATTAACAAATATTTGAAGCAGGACTCTATTGTGGTTTTTCATGACAACGAGAAAACTCACAATTTTTTACTGAATTTATTAAAAGAAACGACAGATATTATCGCGCTTAAAAAATATTGTACAGGAGCCCCCCGGGAATGTTTGAACTGA
- a CDS encoding DUF1207 domain-containing protein, which produces MKSYRIILAVALFSTLVTAQSYKIFPGDLNIQPFTSNFLEPRMGVFFQSGQNDLRLDIGASKDIFHKEISKGFTLSTGADFFTYTRLRGEADFHFPVDAVDYLFGLNIGLKKEFPSGNEAGVRLRLSHISAHFVDGHFDGSTRQWRDQRFPIVYSREFFELMSYYRFGDLRVYAGATYLFHVDPTEIKPWILQAGFDSYIQSLSFGNFYPFVSYDYKLASTTAYNSNHTAQFGIKFGKPEGSGLRLVFTLYSGKNVHGEYYDLNDEYFSTGVTIDF; this is translated from the coding sequence TTGAAATCGTACAGGATAATTCTGGCGGTTGCCCTCTTTTCCACTCTGGTAACTGCACAATCGTACAAAATTTTTCCCGGTGACCTGAACATACAACCATTTACTTCCAATTTCCTGGAACCAAGGATGGGTGTCTTCTTTCAGTCGGGACAGAATGATTTAAGACTCGACATCGGTGCTTCAAAAGATATTTTTCACAAAGAGATTTCCAAAGGCTTTACGCTTTCGACAGGAGCCGATTTTTTCACTTACACCAGACTAAGAGGTGAAGCTGACTTTCACTTTCCCGTCGATGCGGTTGATTATCTTTTCGGCTTAAACATCGGTTTGAAAAAGGAATTCCCGTCAGGAAATGAGGCAGGTGTACGACTCAGATTGAGCCACATAAGTGCTCACTTTGTTGATGGTCATTTCGATGGATCAACCAGGCAGTGGCGTGATCAGAGATTCCCCATCGTTTATAGTCGTGAATTTTTTGAGTTGATGAGCTACTACCGTTTTGGTGATCTCCGTGTATATGCAGGAGCTACATATCTTTTCCATGTTGATCCAACGGAAATAAAACCTTGGATATTGCAAGCCGGATTCGATTCCTACATACAATCTCTTTCATTTGGCAATTTTTACCCGTTCGTTTCATACGACTACAAACTTGCGTCTACAACTGCTTACAATTCAAATCACACCGCACAGTTTGGAATCAAGTTTGGTAAGCCCGAGGGGAGTGGTCTCCGTCTCGTCTTTACACTTTACTCCGGAAAAAATGTACACGGTGAGTACTATGATTTAAATGACGAATATTTTTCAACGGGCGTTACAATAGATTTTTAA
- a CDS encoding flippase-like domain-containing protein — translation MIRSVSFKNMDAWKFRLLLGVKLLITACLIYYLNARFSDISLATFLSIESSLPFIIAVSLVPLNFYLQFKKWQLICDFSYKPQKKSDVFISILTGISTGLLTPGRLGEYPGRAFPLKEVRLSEVTAGAAIDKLNSLLVILIGGSFAAIIFLNRVYSVDINLTVSLLFLLTGVYLMLLYLMLSPEFWRGFVGDQISKFKLVEKYFLNFRSIGLFHRGTFAKNFAFSVGNYFVFSTQFFLLLLSYSSIEEVSGAVMGIALVFFTKSIIPGVTFGEIGIRESAAVFFIGQFGVSAGACFNAALMLYTINVLIPSIPGAIFIFRKKK, via the coding sequence TTGATAAGGTCAGTCTCCTTTAAAAATATGGATGCCTGGAAATTCAGACTTCTCCTCGGTGTGAAACTTCTTATTACTGCGTGCTTGATTTACTACCTGAATGCCCGCTTCAGCGACATCTCACTTGCCACTTTTCTGAGTATAGAATCATCTCTGCCGTTTATAATTGCTGTTTCTTTGGTCCCGCTCAACTTTTATCTGCAATTTAAGAAATGGCAATTAATCTGCGACTTCTCATACAAACCGCAAAAGAAGAGTGATGTTTTTATCTCGATTCTTACAGGTATCAGTACGGGATTGCTGACTCCCGGCAGACTAGGTGAATATCCGGGGAGGGCATTTCCTTTAAAGGAAGTAAGACTTTCCGAAGTGACTGCAGGCGCAGCGATTGACAAACTAAACTCGCTGCTTGTTATTCTGATAGGGGGGTCATTTGCTGCTATCATCTTTTTGAACCGGGTTTATTCCGTCGATATCAATCTCACCGTTTCTCTCCTGTTTCTGCTAACAGGGGTCTATTTAATGCTTCTCTATTTGATGCTGTCGCCCGAATTTTGGCGGGGATTCGTTGGAGATCAAATCAGTAAATTCAAACTTGTGGAGAAATATTTCCTGAATTTCAGATCGATAGGTCTGTTTCACAGGGGGACATTTGCAAAGAATTTTGCATTCTCTGTTGGTAATTATTTTGTGTTCTCGACTCAGTTTTTTCTCCTCTTGCTTTCCTATTCATCCATCGAGGAAGTTTCGGGAGCCGTAATGGGTATTGCACTGGTTTTTTTCACCAAGAGCATAATACCTGGGGTGACTTTCGGGGAAATTGGGATAAGAGAGAGTGCTGCGGTCTTTTTTATCGGACAGTTTGGGGTATCAGCGGGTGCCTGTTTTAACGCTGCACTCATGCTTTACACGATAAATGTTTTGATTCCGTCGATACCGGGAGCCATCTTCATCTTCAGAAAAAAGAAATAA
- a CDS encoding site-2 protease family protein: MSETDNGNINNMEESAFRVYVVPLLLFVATFVTTTIAGAFWVVSPSTGLEVSQIAEGLPYSLSILAILGFHEFGHFFASKYHNVKATFPYFIPFPTIAGMLNFGTMGAVIKTKSPIYSKKALFDIGIAGPIAGFVISVIVLIYGFQNLPGKEFLLNIHPDFDLPSYGDGGLSLAFGENLLFILFRELFASSPDGFIPPMSEIYHYPYLCAGWFGLFVTALNLLPVGQLDGGHIIYAMFGEKAQEKIAWVAMFFLLMAGGMGVINQFYDTGITIGWTGWFLWALLLYFVIKVKHPPVYDNTPVSIGRLLVGYFGILIFILSFIPMPFIIGPGVL; this comes from the coding sequence ATGAGCGAAACAGACAACGGAAATATTAACAACATGGAAGAGAGTGCCTTCCGGGTTTATGTTGTACCCTTGCTCCTTTTTGTAGCAACTTTTGTTACCACCACGATAGCCGGGGCATTTTGGGTCGTATCACCCAGTACAGGGTTGGAAGTGTCGCAAATAGCCGAGGGGTTGCCCTACTCACTGTCGATCCTCGCAATTTTGGGATTCCATGAATTTGGTCATTTCTTTGCGTCAAAGTATCACAATGTGAAGGCTACTTTTCCTTACTTTATTCCTTTCCCCACCATTGCGGGTATGCTCAATTTCGGGACGATGGGTGCCGTGATAAAAACAAAAAGTCCGATATACAGCAAAAAAGCCCTTTTTGACATAGGAATTGCGGGTCCGATCGCCGGTTTTGTTATTTCGGTAATAGTATTGATTTATGGATTTCAGAACCTGCCGGGGAAGGAATTTCTATTGAATATCCATCCCGATTTTGACCTTCCAAGTTACGGAGACGGTGGTTTGTCCCTCGCGTTTGGTGAGAATCTGCTTTTTATACTATTCAGAGAGCTTTTTGCCAGTTCACCGGATGGATTTATCCCGCCGATGAGCGAGATTTATCATTATCCCTATCTTTGTGCCGGCTGGTTTGGATTGTTTGTAACAGCTCTAAACCTGCTACCGGTTGGTCAGCTTGATGGCGGACATATAATTTATGCAATGTTTGGCGAAAAAGCACAGGAGAAAATTGCCTGGGTGGCGATGTTTTTCCTCCTTATGGCAGGTGGGATGGGAGTGATAAATCAGTTTTATGATACAGGCATTACGATTGGCTGGACCGGCTGGTTTCTTTGGGCTTTGCTTCTCTATTTCGTAATTAAAGTTAAGCATCCACCCGTTTATGATAATACACCGGTCAGTATTGGACGACTGTTAGTCGGTTATTTTGGAATATTGATATTTATCCTTTCGTTTATACCGATGCCGTTTATAATAGGACCGGGTGTATTATAA
- a CDS encoding PorV/PorQ family protein has protein sequence MKKLFLILFILFGILDIHSQTAGNSGLSFLKIGSGARNISLGDNGAVFANDASAIFYNPANIGSSSGPEVSFTHNEWIQGVKTEMLAARFSLFGLKMGLGINSTRIGDIEVRERPGAALSTFTADFYAVSLGTGFKISDRIDAGLAVKYLYEGMFYEDATGFAVDLGAKYSLSDKIFAVVALRNLGAMNELKTTATKLPADLRIGGGYIFEMPSNKLTFNTGLEVQKYLATDDIHINLGAEVLYDNLIALRLGYQTLYESKGFTSGLGIYWNKFVFDYAISPFGQNLGMGHTFSVKLGF, from the coding sequence ATGAAAAAACTTTTTTTAATTCTCTTTATTTTATTTGGTATCCTTGACATTCATTCACAAACTGCCGGTAACTCCGGGCTCTCTTTTTTAAAGATCGGTTCGGGTGCCCGAAATATTTCCCTTGGGGATAATGGAGCAGTTTTCGCGAATGATGCCTCTGCCATATTCTATAATCCCGCAAATATTGGCAGCAGTTCCGGTCCTGAAGTATCCTTTACGCACAATGAATGGATACAGGGAGTGAAAACAGAAATGCTGGCAGCCCGCTTTTCCTTGTTTGGACTGAAAATGGGACTTGGTATAAACTCAACAAGGATTGGTGATATCGAGGTGAGAGAAAGACCGGGAGCAGCGCTTTCAACATTCACTGCTGATTTCTATGCGGTTTCACTTGGGACCGGATTTAAAATATCAGACAGGATTGATGCCGGATTAGCCGTAAAATACCTCTATGAAGGGATGTTTTATGAGGATGCAACAGGTTTTGCAGTGGATTTGGGCGCAAAATATTCCTTATCTGACAAAATTTTTGCCGTAGTTGCTCTCAGAAATCTCGGCGCAATGAATGAGCTGAAAACAACCGCCACAAAACTGCCTGCCGATTTGAGAATTGGTGGCGGATATATTTTTGAGATGCCCTCGAACAAGCTCACCTTCAACACCGGACTTGAAGTTCAAAAATACCTTGCCACAGATGACATTCATATAAATCTTGGTGCCGAAGTGTTGTATGATAATCTTATTGCTCTGCGGCTGGGTTATCAGACTTTGTATGAATCGAAAGGATTCACCTCAGGGCTTGGTATTTACTGGAATAAATTCGTCTTCGACTACGCCATTTCACCGTTCGGGCAGAATTTGGGAATGGGTCACACATTTTCTGTCAAATTAGGATTTTAA
- a CDS encoding aminopeptidase — protein MTELQKACDIAIRDCMGAKAGETVLVVSDTEKHEIGYELYLSAIRLGHKAVYSEMQPLEVNGQEPPPAIANLMKQFDVVLCPTLRSLTHTQARRDASATGARVATFPGITKDVMIRGLNADYSRIAERSLNLKAVLDIGKHVRVTSAKGTDISFSIDGRDAYASKGLFHARGESGNLPTGETFLAPVEGTAEGVFIVDGSFAGVGLMQEMDIKLTVKGGFVTSVEGGENAKQLSGILAKVGGDAYNIAEFGIGTNDSAQLSGLILEDEKVMGTIHIAVGDNMGFGGKVKVPLHLDGVVKDPDVYLDGELIMKQGKFTIEV, from the coding sequence ATGACCGAATTACAAAAAGCTTGTGATATTGCAATAAGAGACTGCATGGGTGCAAAGGCGGGGGAGACCGTGCTCGTTGTTTCCGATACAGAAAAACATGAGATCGGGTACGAACTTTATCTTTCAGCCATTCGACTTGGACACAAGGCTGTCTATTCCGAAATGCAACCCCTCGAAGTAAATGGACAGGAGCCACCTCCAGCCATTGCTAATTTAATGAAACAGTTCGATGTTGTTTTATGTCCCACTCTCAGATCACTTACACATACTCAAGCCAGACGCGATGCATCCGCAACCGGTGCCAGAGTGGCGACATTTCCCGGAATTACAAAAGATGTGATGATCAGGGGATTGAATGCTGATTATAGCAGAATTGCTGAAAGATCGTTGAATCTTAAAGCTGTTCTCGATATAGGAAAGCATGTCAGAGTTACTTCTGCAAAGGGAACTGATATCTCATTCTCGATTGATGGACGGGATGCTTACGCATCGAAGGGTCTCTTTCATGCAAGAGGAGAAAGCGGCAATCTGCCAACCGGGGAGACATTCCTTGCCCCCGTTGAGGGGACTGCCGAGGGAGTATTCATAGTCGATGGTTCGTTTGCGGGAGTCGGACTCATGCAGGAAATGGATATAAAGCTGACCGTTAAAGGTGGATTTGTTACCTCGGTTGAAGGTGGGGAGAATGCAAAACAGCTCTCCGGGATACTTGCGAAGGTCGGCGGAGACGCCTATAATATTGCAGAATTTGGTATAGGCACCAATGATTCAGCACAGCTTTCGGGTCTTATTCTTGAAGATGAGAAGGTGATGGGGACGATCCACATAGCTGTTGGTGACAATATGGGTTTTGGCGGTAAAGTAAAGGTACCACTCCACCTCGACGGCGTAGTAAAAGATCCTGATGTTTACCTTGATGGAGAACTGATTATGAAGCAGGGTAAATTTACAATAGAAGTTTAA
- a CDS encoding glycosyltransferase: MFELIALVVVALYVLQTLLYVVATYRKFPRLSEEELPSASVVVAVRDEQGVIVRCLDALDKLEYPEGKLEIIIIDDHSTDNTGHLVKEFIKNRPRFKLVEGQEPVAHLRGKSNALVQGLRVAKGEVILTTDADCKVNPLWAKTMASYFTKDTGLCGGMTCQETGNPFKGMQHLDFMYLLGAGSGTVNAGIPLSVIGNNMAYSRAAYDETGGYESMPFSVTEDSQLLAAISALKKYKIIYPLDKDALIESLPVEGILQLYKQKKRWSIGGLNVPLHGIAVLVTAFLAHLLAVAILPFFTSTGLTLIASIISVDLIFLTSVVYRLKLLSTIRYFPFFELYYFVYVITFPFILLFSKSVEWKGRQF, encoded by the coding sequence ATGTTTGAACTGATCGCACTTGTTGTGGTGGCTTTGTATGTTTTGCAGACACTTCTGTATGTGGTCGCTACATACAGGAAATTTCCCCGGTTGTCAGAAGAAGAACTTCCGTCGGCATCCGTGGTGGTTGCCGTAAGAGATGAACAAGGGGTGATTGTTCGCTGCCTGGATGCACTCGATAAGCTTGAATACCCCGAGGGAAAGCTCGAAATTATAATAATTGATGATCATTCCACTGACAACACGGGACATCTGGTCAAAGAATTTATAAAGAACAGACCAAGATTTAAACTTGTGGAGGGACAGGAGCCGGTTGCTCATCTCCGTGGAAAATCGAATGCGCTGGTACAGGGCTTAAGGGTAGCAAAGGGTGAAGTAATTCTTACCACAGATGCCGACTGTAAAGTAAACCCGTTGTGGGCTAAAACAATGGCATCCTACTTTACAAAAGATACAGGTTTGTGTGGTGGAATGACATGTCAGGAGACAGGTAACCCTTTCAAGGGGATGCAACATCTTGATTTTATGTATCTTCTTGGGGCAGGCTCCGGTACTGTAAATGCCGGGATTCCCCTTAGTGTAATAGGTAACAACATGGCTTATTCCCGCGCTGCATACGACGAAACAGGCGGATACGAGAGCATGCCTTTTAGTGTTACCGAAGATTCGCAGTTACTTGCAGCCATTTCAGCATTAAAAAAATACAAGATTATTTACCCTCTCGATAAGGATGCTCTCATTGAATCTTTGCCGGTAGAGGGCATCCTGCAACTTTACAAACAAAAAAAGAGGTGGTCGATTGGCGGGCTGAATGTACCACTTCATGGAATTGCAGTTTTGGTTACTGCTTTTCTGGCCCATCTGCTTGCAGTTGCCATTCTACCGTTCTTTACTTCGACAGGTTTAACATTAATTGCCTCAATCATATCAGTTGACCTCATTTTCCTCACCTCAGTGGTTTACAGACTTAAACTTCTATCCACGATTAGGTACTTTCCGTTTTTTGAGCTTTACTATTTTGTGTATGTGATTACATTTCCTTTTATACTCCTTTTTTCAAAGTCGGTTGAGTGGAAGGGGCGTCAGTTCTAA